A region of Labeo rohita strain BAU-BD-2019 chromosome 2, IGBB_LRoh.1.0, whole genome shotgun sequence DNA encodes the following proteins:
- the cavin4a gene encoding caveolae-associated protein 4a, whose protein sequence is MEKRGDVMLGVEDESGQPVSALSILSLLERVSTIIDGVQASQQRMEERQQQLESSVSAVQSELLKLARDHGATATTVDKLMQKARRVSTHVKEVRSRVEKQNVRVKKVETTQDELLTRNKFRVVIYQGETEVPSVAVTKTPKGAGLANLEVEPDEYEIPADLSSDEEYMVVEEAESSRGARLKQSGLKGIENIKAAFSKENMNKTREKTRENLNKTKDSLSKTGQTLGTKINTFGEKIVPPEQREKIRQSSERLKENIAKKAPNKESFKIKLKKERTVAEGQEGAEAELAVTPPKGRKSSPDVTYTEVVTENKREGPVSEEGATRIQED, encoded by the exons ATGGAAAAGAGAGGAGATGTAATGCTGGGGGTCGAGGATGAATCCGGGCAGCCCGTCTCGGCCTTGTCGATTCTCTCGCTGCTAGAACGCGTGTCGACGATCATCGATGGCGTCCAGGCCAGCCAGCAGCGCATGGAGGAGCGTCAGCAGCAACTCGAAAGCTCGGTGAGCGCCGTCCAATCCGAGCTTCTCAAACTAGCTCGCGACCATGGCGCCACGGCCACAACCGTTGACAAACTGATGCAGAAAGCCCGCCGCGTGAGCACACACGTTAAAGAAGTACGTTCACGTGTGGAGAAACAAAACGTGCGTGTGAAGAAAGTGGAGACTACACAGGATGAGCTGCTCACCCGCAACAAGTTCAGGGTTGTTATCTACCAG GGTGAAACTGAAGTTCCCTCTGTTGCTGTCACTAAGACTCCAAAGGGGGCGGGGCTTGCTAACTTGGAGGTGGAGCCTGATGAGTATGAAATCCCTGCTGACCTATCATCTGATGAAGAGTACATGGTGGTCGAGGAGGCGGAGTCATCTCGGGGCGCCCGTCTGAAACAGAGCGGGTTAAAAGGCATCGAGAACATCAAAGCTGCGTTCTCCAAAGAGAACATGAACAAAACCCGTGAGAAGACGCGGGAAAACCTCAACAAGACCAAGGATAGCCTCAGTAAGACGGGCCAAACGCTCGGAACCAAAATCAACACCTTTGGTGAGAAGATCGTGCCCCCTGAGCAGCGAGAGAAGATCCGTCAGAGCAGCGAGAGGCTGAAGGAAAACATCGCTAAGAAAGCACCCAATAAAGAATCGTTCAAAATCAAACTGAAGAAGGAACGCACGGTCGCTGAGGGCCAGGAGGGCGCAGAGGCGGAGCTTGCTGTGACTCCTCCCAAAGGCAGGAAGTCTAGCCCAGATGTGACCTACACAGAGGTGGTTACCGAGAACAAGAGGGAGGGTCCAGTGTCAGAGGAAGGAGCGACTCGTATCCAAGAGGACTGA